A stretch of the Chitinophaga sp. Cy-1792 genome encodes the following:
- a CDS encoding RNA polymerase sigma factor, with protein MPDAELWTLLKSGEITGLEGLYKEYFPILSNYGLKFTLDKSFIEESINDLFLKLWRNRETIDTPRVAKHYLLLSFRRMLIRKLSSDPGRQEDAISAEYVPFNLELTYEHPLIRAERASELKQKVDKLLDTLTNRQREAIFLKFYEDLSYEEIGDILDINTTATYKLVYRALERLREQLGGFSLLVLLLLLPRR; from the coding sequence ATGCCTGATGCTGAATTATGGACATTGCTGAAATCCGGGGAAATCACCGGACTTGAAGGACTATACAAGGAATATTTTCCCATTTTATCAAATTATGGGTTAAAATTCACGCTGGACAAGTCTTTCATTGAAGAAAGCATCAATGACCTATTTCTGAAATTATGGCGAAACAGGGAAACCATCGATACACCACGCGTTGCCAAACATTACCTGCTATTGTCTTTCCGCCGTATGCTAATACGGAAACTGTCGTCCGATCCTGGCCGGCAGGAAGATGCCATATCAGCAGAATATGTTCCTTTCAATTTGGAGCTAACCTACGAACACCCGCTCATTCGGGCCGAAAGAGCCAGCGAGCTTAAACAAAAAGTGGACAAGTTATTAGATACCCTTACGAACAGACAACGAGAAGCCATCTTTCTGAAATTCTATGAAGACCTCTCGTACGAAGAAATCGGGGATATCCTTGACATTAACACCACCGCCACCTATAAGCTGGTTTACAGGGCATTAGAGCGCCTCCGTGAACAATTAGGCGGGTTTTCTCTACTTGTATTGCTGCTCCTGCTTCCGCGCCGATAA
- a CDS encoding mechanosensitive ion channel family protein, translated as MITSLGAQAQKRRSKPVSLSELPHDTMRPADSATISRNLQRLASDTSNGSGIRKSDTTVSLLINRIENYTLLLNSEMTALKRGFDTAKISASLPLVDTSLALIKGNMAGLQRTPNINDIHTNKIMLEQLERKLNSWQTILFSYYDRLVIINDTIHTLRRDTAMRNIPSEDELYGLYVGMLSNLILKFRTVDSANKVNLVKIGLLQNKVANRYIEVSNLLDDMNFQLQLFTTHMFQRDYRYIWNPHRDSINPLEFIPVVHQSLHKSTKVLGIFFSIQWPVFFVWILIAVLFGWVTLYNIRRIRLRHGEVESESILQHARYLYKYPLASTVIVVTTLANILSIRYPILFTEIILLLTMGALTYMFKDIFPKVLFRNWLLLMGLLVVYALNNLLIEVTYVEQWGLLIGAALSFILGIRFLRETTTSTFVQPKYSAPLLMLFICTAAFSFILVLMARVSLAKILGSSAVVNTVMAVNLYVLTSIMIEAVYLQVEANKTSSSFISFVDYQDVQHKLRSLFMVLAFAGWLLMLFRNLYVYDMIYDFIIDFLSSSRTLGNLEFSYSSIIVFVLVIWVSFILSQLISYLFGSTTQQNAKKNKLGSAMLLVRLAILGGGILLAFSASGIPMDKVTIVIGALGVGIGFGLQNIVNNLVSGIILAFEKPIEVGDTIDLGTKSGVVKEIGIRSSKISAFDGSEVIVPNGDLISHQLVNWTLSNRTKRVDFVIGVGYGSDVGKVKAIISAAFPNRDGVLSIPAPVILFDQFGDNSINFKIYFWVADVGNAGSVQSEVMTYIYDALNAAGTEIPYPQRDLHIRSVDENILNRWDKRTPEEPAK; from the coding sequence TTGATAACCAGTTTAGGTGCACAGGCACAGAAGCGCAGGAGTAAACCCGTATCACTGAGCGAATTACCGCACGACACCATGCGGCCGGCAGATAGTGCTACCATCAGCAGGAATCTTCAGCGGCTGGCATCGGACACCAGTAATGGCAGTGGTATCCGCAAATCTGATACGACCGTATCGCTGTTAATCAACAGAATAGAGAATTACACCCTGTTGCTCAACTCTGAGATGACCGCCCTGAAACGGGGATTTGATACGGCCAAGATCAGTGCCAGTCTGCCATTGGTAGATACATCACTGGCGTTGATTAAAGGCAATATGGCGGGCCTTCAGCGCACTCCGAATATCAACGACATCCATACCAACAAAATCATGCTGGAGCAGCTGGAGCGTAAGCTGAACTCGTGGCAGACAATATTATTTTCCTATTACGACCGGCTGGTGATCATTAACGATACGATCCATACGTTGCGGCGGGATACAGCCATGCGCAATATACCTTCAGAAGATGAGCTGTATGGATTGTATGTTGGTATGCTGAGTAACCTGATATTAAAATTCCGGACAGTAGATAGCGCCAATAAGGTGAACCTGGTTAAGATTGGGTTGCTGCAAAATAAAGTAGCCAACAGGTATATAGAAGTCAGCAATCTGCTGGACGATATGAACTTTCAGCTGCAATTATTTACTACACATATGTTCCAGCGGGATTACAGGTATATATGGAATCCGCACCGGGATAGCATTAATCCGCTGGAATTTATACCCGTCGTCCATCAATCGTTGCATAAGAGTACCAAGGTGCTGGGGATATTTTTTTCGATACAGTGGCCGGTATTTTTTGTGTGGATACTAATAGCCGTTTTATTTGGCTGGGTGACGCTGTACAACATCCGGCGGATACGGTTGCGGCATGGCGAGGTGGAGTCGGAGTCTATATTACAGCATGCCAGGTACCTGTATAAATATCCGCTTGCGAGTACAGTAATTGTGGTGACGACCCTTGCAAATATTTTATCTATCCGGTACCCGATATTGTTTACGGAGATCATTCTGTTGCTGACGATGGGAGCGCTGACCTACATGTTTAAAGATATTTTTCCGAAAGTGCTTTTCAGGAACTGGCTGCTGCTAATGGGTTTACTGGTTGTTTATGCCTTGAATAACCTGTTAATAGAAGTCACCTATGTGGAGCAATGGGGTTTATTGATAGGCGCTGCCCTGAGCTTTATTCTGGGCATACGCTTCCTTAGGGAAACAACTACCTCCACGTTTGTACAGCCAAAATATTCAGCGCCGTTACTGATGCTTTTCATCTGTACGGCGGCATTTTCGTTTATCCTGGTATTGATGGCACGGGTGAGTTTAGCCAAGATCCTGGGTTCCAGCGCAGTGGTGAATACAGTAATGGCAGTGAATCTGTATGTGCTGACCAGCATCATGATAGAAGCAGTATACCTGCAGGTAGAGGCCAACAAAACCAGCAGTTCCTTCATTTCCTTCGTGGATTACCAGGACGTACAGCATAAGCTACGTTCACTTTTTATGGTACTTGCATTTGCCGGATGGCTGCTGATGCTGTTCAGAAACCTGTATGTCTATGATATGATTTATGATTTCATCATAGATTTCCTTTCCTCTTCGCGAACGCTGGGTAACCTTGAATTTTCCTACAGCAGTATCATTGTATTTGTGCTGGTGATATGGGTTTCCTTTATTTTATCGCAGCTGATCAGCTATCTGTTTGGGTCTACAACCCAGCAGAATGCCAAGAAGAATAAGTTGGGCTCCGCGATGTTGCTGGTACGGCTGGCGATCTTAGGCGGGGGCATACTCCTTGCATTTTCGGCGTCAGGGATACCGATGGATAAGGTTACCATTGTTATTGGGGCCTTAGGCGTTGGTATTGGTTTCGGGTTGCAGAATATTGTCAACAACCTGGTATCGGGGATTATCCTGGCTTTTGAGAAGCCTATTGAAGTTGGGGATACGATAGACCTCGGAACGAAGTCGGGCGTTGTAAAGGAGATTGGTATCAGGTCGAGTAAGATTTCAGCATTTGACGGGTCGGAAGTGATCGTACCTAATGGCGATCTGATATCACATCAGCTGGTCAACTGGACATTGAGTAATCGTACCAAGCGGGTGGATTTTGTTATTGGCGTGGGTTACGGCAGTGATGTCGGCAAGGTGAAAGCTATTATTTCCGCGGCGTTTCCTAACCGTGATGGTGTGCTATCCATACCTGCCCCTGTCATATTATTCGATCAATTTGGGGACAACAGCATCAATTTTAAAATTTATTTCTGGGTTGCCGATGTAGGAAATGCAGGTAGCGTTCAAAGCGAGGTGATGACATATATTTACGATGCACTGAATGCCGCAGGCACCGAAATCCCTTATCCACAGCGGGATTTACACATCCGGAGTGTAGATGAAAACATTCTGAATCGCTGGGATAAAAGAACGCCGGAGGAGCCTGCGAAATAA
- a CDS encoding DUF1444 family protein yields the protein MGLFNKLFGKKTQPSTTATNDSDTDLTKVYPRIKRLYNEASPNHSNDEPKIELGNADLPIYEPIAKDLGLFYALDMGDSFMLLQNRHLSETITLEKLREAAINNLVEETSEKTEIHGNASEVMMLANGGNYEAAMILINSLWDDLERTLNDQPCIALPARDLLFITGKNNAAGREHLRDLINRAYDTIDKNQLLVRHIYTRENNQWSVIETI from the coding sequence ATGGGCCTGTTCAACAAACTTTTTGGTAAAAAGACGCAACCTTCTACCACAGCAACAAATGACTCCGATACTGACCTGACGAAAGTATACCCAAGAATTAAAAGGTTGTATAACGAAGCATCTCCCAACCACAGTAATGACGAACCGAAAATCGAATTAGGCAATGCTGATCTTCCCATCTATGAACCTATTGCAAAAGATCTTGGTCTTTTTTATGCATTAGACATGGGCGATTCTTTTATGCTTCTACAGAACAGACATTTATCTGAAACAATTACACTTGAAAAATTGAGGGAAGCAGCAATCAATAACCTGGTCGAAGAAACTTCGGAAAAAACCGAAATTCATGGAAATGCCTCAGAAGTGATGATGCTCGCCAATGGCGGAAATTATGAAGCAGCTATGATTTTAATTAACAGCCTGTGGGATGATCTCGAACGCACGCTGAACGACCAGCCATGTATAGCTTTACCTGCCAGGGATCTCCTATTTATTACCGGTAAAAATAATGCCGCTGGCCGGGAACACCTACGTGATCTGATTAACAGAGCTTATGATACAATCGATAAAAATCAATTGCTCGTTCGACACATCTATACACGCGAGAATAATCAATGGAGCGTGATAGAAACAATCTGA